A single region of the Aeromicrobium chenweiae genome encodes:
- a CDS encoding succinate dehydrogenase cytochrome b subunit, protein MAVSGLIMLGYLLVHMYGNLKFFQGQDKFDGYLHETLPHMFYPYLPEGGALWIIRVLLLVALVVHVYCAANLWRRNKAAAGYVGGKRYHTTQNKTGVQRSYASFTMRWGGVILLLFIIGHVAQMMPNWLSPGGASDSKYDRVVNGFDLWWVVLLYSIGMIAVGFHLAHGFWSALTTLGQNHSTTRRGSRWTAISIGLATLITVGFLSVPFAVLFFGAGS, encoded by the coding sequence ATGGCGGTGTCGGGGCTCATCATGTTGGGCTACCTGCTCGTCCACATGTACGGCAACCTGAAGTTCTTCCAGGGCCAGGACAAGTTCGATGGCTACCTGCACGAGACGCTGCCGCACATGTTCTACCCGTACCTGCCCGAGGGGGGTGCGCTCTGGATCATCCGGGTGCTGCTCCTCGTCGCGCTGGTCGTCCACGTCTACTGCGCGGCCAACCTGTGGCGCCGCAACAAGGCGGCCGCCGGCTACGTGGGTGGCAAGCGCTACCACACGACGCAGAACAAGACCGGCGTCCAGCGCAGCTACGCGTCCTTCACGATGCGCTGGGGCGGAGTCATCCTCCTGCTCTTCATCATCGGCCACGTCGCGCAGATGATGCCCAACTGGCTGTCGCCCGGCGGCGCCAGCGACAGCAAGTACGACCGCGTCGTCAACGGGTTCGACCTGTGGTGGGTCGTCCTGCTGTACTCGATCGGCATGATCGCCGTCGGCTTCCACCTCGCGCACGGCTTCTGGAGCGCCCTGACCACCCTGGGCCAGAACCACAGCACGACTCGCCGCGGCTCGCGCTGGACGGCCATCTCGATCGGCCTCGCGACCCTGATCACGGTCGGCTTCCTCTCCGTCCCGTTCGCTGTCCTCTTCTTCGGAGCTGGTTCCTGA
- a CDS encoding LysR substrate-binding domain-containing protein translates to MQIHQLTYFVAVARTRHFTRAAEITGVSQPTLSKQIRVLENSLGAPLFVRNRGAIELTSAGEALLPHAQRILIDVQSAERTVHEVASLQRGRVRLGATPSLCDGLLPEALTRFHESYPQIDLEVQEAGSRVLTGELAQGRLDIALLIVPLHTSDPDIETTPVLRERLVLASPVDADVPDRMSVGALRDLPLVMFREGYDLRDVTLRACASAGFEPRLAVEGGEMSAVLRFVQAGLGHAVVPSMVLTTRPQLRATELVDPPLERVIALAHRSSEALPLAARAFKADLLEHLTTFATGDLALL, encoded by the coding sequence GTGCAGATCCACCAGCTGACCTACTTCGTCGCCGTCGCGCGGACGCGACACTTCACCCGGGCCGCCGAGATCACGGGTGTGTCGCAGCCCACGCTCTCCAAGCAGATCAGGGTCCTGGAGAACTCGCTCGGCGCCCCGCTGTTCGTGCGCAACCGTGGCGCGATCGAGCTGACCAGCGCCGGGGAGGCCCTGCTCCCCCACGCGCAGCGCATCCTCATCGACGTCCAGAGCGCCGAGCGCACGGTCCACGAGGTCGCCAGCCTGCAGCGCGGTCGCGTCCGGCTCGGGGCCACGCCCTCGCTCTGCGACGGCCTGCTGCCCGAGGCGCTGACCCGGTTCCACGAGTCGTACCCGCAGATCGACCTCGAGGTCCAGGAGGCCGGCTCCCGCGTGCTGACCGGCGAGCTGGCCCAGGGCCGGCTCGACATCGCCCTGCTGATCGTCCCGCTGCACACCAGTGATCCCGACATCGAGACGACGCCGGTCCTGCGCGAGCGTCTCGTCCTCGCCAGCCCGGTCGACGCGGACGTGCCCGACCGCATGAGCGTCGGCGCCCTGCGCGACCTGCCGCTCGTCATGTTCCGCGAGGGCTACGACCTGCGGGACGTGACCCTCCGCGCGTGCGCGTCCGCCGGTTTCGAGCCGCGCCTGGCGGTCGAGGGCGGCGAGATGAGCGCGGTCCTGCGGTTCGTCCAGGCCGGTCTCGGACACGCGGTCGTGCCGAGCATGGTCCTGACGACCCGGCCACAGCTGCGTGCGACCGAGCTCGTCGATCCGCCGCTGGAGCGGGTCATCGCGCTCGCCCACCGCAGCTCCGAGGCGCTTCCGCTCGCCGCGCGAGCGTTCAAGGCCGACCTGCTCGAGCACCTGACGACGTTCGCCACCGGTGATCTCGCCCTGCTGTGA
- a CDS encoding 2'-5' RNA ligase family protein, producing MPTIGVAIPVPDPYGTQLREKRADFGDPMAETVPSHVTLIPPTEVADDQLDGVCAALERASATLPPFPMRLRGTGTFRPVSPVVFVAVSQGISYTEMLAKCVRKALHSPDPEFPFHPHVTVAHNLDDASLDRAYDELNDFECRFTVSEFALYHHEDGSGWVPQRSFPLGRE from the coding sequence GTGCCCACGATCGGAGTTGCGATCCCCGTCCCGGACCCCTACGGGACCCAGCTGCGCGAGAAGCGCGCCGACTTCGGCGACCCGATGGCCGAGACCGTCCCGAGCCACGTGACGCTGATCCCGCCCACCGAGGTGGCCGACGACCAGCTCGACGGCGTCTGCGCGGCGCTGGAACGCGCCTCCGCGACCCTGCCGCCCTTCCCGATGCGGCTGCGCGGCACGGGCACGTTCCGGCCGGTCTCGCCGGTCGTGTTCGTCGCGGTCAGTCAGGGGATCTCCTACACCGAGATGCTGGCCAAGTGCGTCCGCAAGGCGCTGCACAGCCCCGACCCGGAGTTCCCGTTCCACCCGCACGTGACGGTCGCGCACAACCTGGACGACGCGAGCCTCGACCGGGCGTACGACGAGCTGAACGACTTCGAGTGCCGGTTCACGGTCAGCGAGTTCGCGCTGTACCACCACGAGGACGGCTCCGGCTGGGTGCCGCAGCGCTCGTTCCCGCTCGGTCGGGAGTAG
- the trpS gene encoding tryptophan--tRNA ligase yields the protein MPAARRPRVLSGAQPTADSYHLGNYFGAFKQWVALQDEFEAFYFIPDLHAITVEYDPALLRERTYIAAAQLLAAGVDPERSALFVQSHVPEHAQLAWVLGGVTGFGEASRMTQFKDKSAKGGQDSASVGLFTYPILMAADILVYQADKVPVGEDQRQHVELTRNLAQRFNHRFGETFTVPEAYIVKSTAKIYDLQDPTSKMSGSNQSHAGVVDLTDTPKQVAKKIRSAMTDSGSEITFDPAAKPGISNLLSIYSALTDEPVESIVRDFEGKQYGHLKVALADLVADFVGTFGDRTRELLGDRAELDRILARGADQAREVASTTLDLVYERSGFVRRA from the coding sequence ATGCCTGCCGCTCGCCGTCCACGCGTCCTGTCCGGGGCCCAGCCCACGGCCGACTCGTACCACCTGGGCAACTACTTCGGCGCCTTCAAGCAATGGGTCGCCCTGCAGGACGAGTTCGAGGCCTTCTACTTCATCCCCGACCTGCACGCGATCACGGTCGAGTACGACCCGGCGCTGCTGCGCGAGCGCACGTACATCGCGGCGGCGCAGCTGCTGGCGGCCGGCGTCGACCCCGAGCGCAGCGCCCTGTTCGTGCAGAGCCACGTGCCCGAGCACGCGCAGCTCGCGTGGGTGCTCGGCGGTGTGACGGGCTTCGGCGAGGCCAGCCGCATGACCCAGTTCAAGGACAAGAGCGCCAAGGGCGGTCAGGACTCGGCCAGCGTCGGCCTGTTCACGTACCCGATCCTGATGGCCGCCGACATCCTGGTCTACCAGGCCGACAAGGTCCCGGTCGGCGAGGACCAGCGCCAGCACGTCGAGCTGACCCGCAACCTCGCGCAGCGGTTCAACCATCGCTTCGGGGAGACCTTCACGGTTCCCGAGGCGTACATCGTCAAGAGCACGGCGAAGATCTACGACCTGCAGGACCCGACCTCGAAGATGAGCGGCTCCAACCAGTCGCACGCCGGGGTGGTCGACCTGACCGACACCCCGAAGCAGGTCGCGAAGAAGATCCGCTCCGCGATGACCGACTCGGGCAGCGAGATCACGTTCGACCCGGCCGCGAAGCCGGGCATCTCCAACCTGCTGTCGATCTACTCGGCGCTGACCGACGAGCCGGTCGAGTCGATCGTGCGGGACTTCGAGGGCAAGCAGTACGGCCACCTCAAGGTCGCGCTGGCCGATCTCGTCGCGGACTTCGTCGGGACGTTCGGCGACCGCACGCGCGAGCTGCTCGGTGACCGGGCCGAGCTCGACCGGATCCTGGCCCGCGGTGCGGACCAGGCCCGCGAGGTCGCCAGCACCACGCTCGACCTCGTGTACGAGCGCTCCGGATTCGTGCGGAGGGCCTGA
- the galK gene encoding galactokinase, with amino-acid sequence MTDVHRWDVPGRVNLIGEHLDYNGGPVLPLAIDRSVTVKARLRDDGVVNVWSDLPGAAKVTFTTSVQPGEVDDWASYAAGTIWSLVDAGHALTGVDLVIESRLPSGAGLSSSAATTCGIAAALNEAHDLGLDRTQIALLAQRAESDFVGAPVGLMDQLAVLYGAAGQAVQIDTSVNPHTTRLVPLGWEEDGLTLVVIATGAHHALADGEYAARREECERAAAELGIAWLAQATLDATVRLTDETLKARTRHVLTETARVRGAITAISRRSWAQLGTILTASHASLRDDFEVSSPELDVAVEAALEAGALGARMTGGGFGGSAIALVAPEKVQALRDRVEARYEARQWKRPEVFAVRAADGAHPVPTTSAKLDQ; translated from the coding sequence GTGACTGACGTACACCGCTGGGACGTGCCGGGGAGGGTGAACCTCATCGGGGAGCACCTGGACTACAACGGCGGGCCGGTGCTGCCCCTCGCGATCGACCGCTCCGTCACGGTCAAGGCGCGCCTGCGCGACGACGGCGTCGTCAACGTGTGGAGCGACCTGCCCGGCGCCGCGAAGGTCACGTTCACGACCTCGGTGCAGCCCGGCGAGGTCGACGACTGGGCCTCGTACGCGGCCGGGACCATCTGGAGCCTGGTCGACGCGGGGCACGCCCTGACCGGCGTGGACCTCGTGATCGAGTCGCGACTCCCGTCCGGTGCCGGCCTGTCGTCCTCGGCCGCCACCACCTGCGGCATCGCCGCCGCGCTGAACGAGGCGCACGACCTGGGCCTGGACCGCACGCAGATCGCGCTGCTCGCCCAGCGGGCCGAGTCCGACTTCGTGGGCGCCCCCGTCGGGCTGATGGACCAGCTCGCGGTGCTGTACGGCGCGGCCGGGCAGGCCGTCCAGATCGACACCTCGGTGAACCCCCACACGACCCGGCTCGTCCCCCTCGGCTGGGAGGAGGACGGGCTCACCCTCGTCGTCATCGCCACCGGCGCGCACCACGCCCTGGCGGACGGCGAGTACGCCGCCCGGCGCGAGGAGTGCGAGCGGGCCGCCGCCGAGCTGGGCATCGCGTGGCTCGCCCAGGCGACGCTCGACGCCACGGTCCGCCTCACCGACGAGACCCTGAAGGCACGCACCCGGCACGTCCTCACCGAGACCGCACGCGTCCGCGGCGCGATCACCGCGATCAGCCGACGTTCCTGGGCGCAGCTCGGGACGATCCTCACGGCGTCCCACGCCTCGCTGCGCGACGACTTCGAGGTCAGCAGCCCCGAGCTGGACGTCGCGGTCGAGGCCGCCCTGGAGGCGGGAGCCCTCGGCGCCCGGATGACCGGCGGGGGCTTCGGCGGCAGCGCGATCGCCCTGGTCGCGCCCGAGAAGGTCCAGGCCCTCCGCGACCGGGTCGAGGCCCGCTACGAGGCGCGTCAGTGGAAGCGGCCGGAGGTGTTCGCGGTGCGCGCCGCGGACGGAGCGCACCCGGTGCCGACCACGAGTGCCAAACTGGACCAATGA
- a CDS encoding prephenate dehydratase: MISRRIAYQGEPGANSHIVANRHYPDWEAVPCASFEDVFAAVTGGDADLAMIPIDNSLAGRVADIHHFLPTSGLHIIAEHFLRIQFSLMGVRGATIEQVKTVHSHVHALGQCRKIIREHGLTTVISGDTAGAAREIADAGDPTQAAISPPMAAEIYGLDVLAEDIEDEDHNTTRFVVLSREPQRPAPGEGPVVTTFVFNVRNLPAALYKALGGFATNGVNMTKLESYMVGGEFAATQFLAEVDGHPDEAPLARALEELTFFTTEVRVLGVYPADPFRAR; encoded by the coding sequence ATGATCTCTCGACGGATCGCCTACCAGGGCGAACCCGGTGCCAACTCGCACATCGTGGCCAATCGGCACTATCCCGACTGGGAGGCCGTGCCCTGCGCGTCGTTCGAGGACGTCTTCGCGGCGGTCACCGGCGGCGACGCCGACCTCGCGATGATCCCGATCGACAACTCGCTCGCCGGCCGGGTCGCCGACATCCACCACTTCCTGCCCACCTCGGGCCTGCACATCATCGCCGAGCACTTCCTGCGCATCCAGTTCAGCCTGATGGGTGTGCGCGGGGCGACGATCGAGCAGGTCAAGACCGTGCACAGCCACGTCCACGCGCTCGGCCAGTGCCGCAAGATCATCCGCGAGCACGGCCTGACCACCGTGATCTCCGGCGACACGGCCGGCGCCGCCCGCGAGATCGCCGACGCCGGCGACCCCACCCAGGCGGCGATCTCGCCGCCCATGGCCGCCGAGATCTACGGCCTGGACGTCCTCGCCGAGGACATCGAGGACGAGGACCACAACACGACACGGTTCGTGGTGCTGTCCCGCGAGCCGCAGCGTCCGGCCCCCGGCGAGGGTCCCGTCGTCACGACGTTCGTGTTCAACGTGCGCAACCTGCCCGCCGCGCTGTACAAGGCCCTCGGCGGCTTCGCGACCAACGGCGTCAACATGACCAAGCTCGAGAGCTACATGGTGGGCGGGGAGTTCGCCGCCACCCAGTTCCTCGCCGAGGTCGACGGCCATCCCGACGAGGCCCCGCTCGCGCGGGCGCTCGAGGAGCTCACGTTCTTCACCACCGAGGTCAGGGTGCTCGGGGTCTATCCCGCCGACCCGTTCCGCGCCCGGTGA
- a CDS encoding GNAT family N-acetyltransferase → MRWPLNVPVLSDGVVTIRAHVPADIDAMLEMAEDPTMVRWTGIPSPHQRSMSEQFAFTIIPRGWEDGSHRGWAIEATDDDGRSRFAGNVDIRQRPIADVGFALHPWARGRGIMSRAVRLAVDWALTEGGVEIVHWRSHVGNEASLRVAHATGFTLHGLTPGMLYERGRVLDAWTGSIRFGDAPYPRIPWAGGTVLESERLRLRPFAAADVPRLVEMCNDPVSRRFLAWLPQPYTAASAEAYLNDCLWQAATGAKATWAVADRDSDELLGNIAVMDMLGLNRDHGEIGYWMHPDARGRGLATEACRTVVDHALDPDGLDRRRLSLYAAEDNPASHAIALAAGFSYYGTQRAAERLGDGSFDDLRGYELLR, encoded by the coding sequence GTGAGGTGGCCGCTGAACGTCCCGGTGCTCAGCGACGGCGTCGTGACGATCCGCGCCCACGTGCCGGCCGACATCGACGCGATGCTGGAGATGGCCGAGGACCCGACGATGGTGCGGTGGACGGGCATCCCCTCCCCCCACCAGCGGAGCATGAGCGAGCAGTTCGCGTTCACGATCATCCCGCGCGGCTGGGAGGACGGGTCGCACCGTGGCTGGGCGATCGAGGCCACCGACGACGACGGACGCTCGCGATTCGCGGGCAACGTCGACATCCGGCAGCGGCCCATCGCCGACGTCGGGTTCGCGCTGCACCCGTGGGCCCGCGGCCGCGGCATCATGTCGCGCGCCGTGCGCCTGGCCGTCGACTGGGCCCTCACCGAGGGCGGCGTCGAGATCGTCCACTGGCGCTCCCACGTGGGCAACGAGGCGTCCCTGCGGGTGGCGCACGCGACCGGGTTCACCCTGCACGGCCTCACCCCCGGCATGCTCTACGAGCGGGGCCGGGTCCTCGACGCGTGGACCGGCTCGATCCGGTTCGGCGACGCCCCGTACCCACGTATCCCTTGGGCCGGTGGGACGGTGCTCGAGTCGGAGCGGCTGCGCCTGCGTCCCTTCGCCGCCGCCGACGTCCCGCGGCTCGTCGAGATGTGCAACGACCCGGTCAGCCGGCGCTTCCTGGCCTGGCTCCCCCAGCCGTACACCGCCGCCTCGGCCGAGGCCTACCTGAACGACTGCCTCTGGCAGGCCGCGACGGGGGCGAAGGCCACGTGGGCCGTCGCGGACCGCGACAGCGACGAGCTGCTGGGCAACATCGCCGTGATGGACATGCTCGGCCTCAACCGGGACCACGGCGAGATCGGCTACTGGATGCACCCCGACGCCCGGGGTCGCGGCCTGGCGACCGAGGCGTGCCGCACGGTCGTCGACCACGCGCTCGACCCCGACGGGCTCGACCGGCGACGCCTCTCGCTGTACGCGGCGGAGGACAACCCGGCCAGCCACGCGATCGCCCTCGCGGCCGGATTCTCCTACTACGGCACGCAGCGGGCCGCCGAGCGCCTCGGCGACGGGTCGTTCGACGACCTGCGCGGCTACGAGCTCCTGCGCTGA
- a CDS encoding PadR family transcriptional regulator — MALKPLCVSVLALLVERPMHPYEMHRVLLERREDRFVKIRLGSLYHTVERLCDELLLEAVGTEREGNRPERTTYAITPAGREAVDARVRELISRPVREYPHFPLALSEAHNISASEAAADLRQYVAALDDDIDELRALLRAARERGTPETYWVAGDYLLTTAVAQRDWITTLIHRIETKDLIWQPDLP, encoded by the coding sequence ATGGCACTCAAGCCGCTGTGCGTCTCGGTCCTGGCGCTGCTGGTCGAACGGCCCATGCATCCCTACGAGATGCACCGGGTGCTGCTCGAGCGCCGCGAGGACCGCTTCGTCAAGATCCGGCTGGGCTCGCTCTACCACACGGTCGAGCGGCTCTGCGACGAATTGCTCCTCGAGGCCGTCGGCACCGAGCGGGAGGGCAATCGTCCCGAGCGGACGACGTACGCCATCACGCCCGCGGGTCGTGAAGCCGTCGACGCGCGCGTCCGGGAGCTCATCTCGCGCCCGGTCCGCGAGTACCCGCACTTCCCCCTCGCCCTCAGCGAGGCGCACAACATCAGCGCGTCGGAGGCCGCCGCCGACCTGCGCCAGTACGTCGCGGCACTCGACGACGACATCGACGAGCTCCGCGCGCTGCTCCGAGCCGCTCGCGAGCGCGGCACACCGGAGACGTACTGGGTCGCCGGCGACTACCTGCTGACCACCGCCGTCGCCCAGCGCGACTGGATCACCACCCTCATCCACCGCATCGAGACCAAGGACCTCATATGGCAACCCGATCTCCCGTGA
- a CDS encoding DHA2 family efflux MFS transporter permease subunit, whose amino-acid sequence MSTELPPDYKPWPALWAMVIGFFMILVDNTIVSVATPAIMEDFRTDYNTVIWVTSAYLLAYAVPLLVTGRLGDRFGPKNMYLLGLTIFTLASLWCGLTGSIEMLIVARVVQGFGAALITPQTMAVITRTFAPANRGAAMALWGATAGVATLVGPILGGVLVDSLGWEWIFFVNIPVGIIGFVLAVRLVPVLTTHTHTFDWLGVALSGIGVFLVVFGVQEGEKYDWGTIEGIVSVPLLIALGLVTFAAFVFWQSRIRKEPLVPLSLFRDRNFSLGNAGIALVSLSITAMSLPFFFYAQGVRGWSPTESALLMAPMAVVLILLAPFVGKLVDRTHPRNITLVGFGTAAVAMFWLSQLITPTTPVWQLCLPMALFGVSNACLWAPLSATATRNLPMASAGSGAGVYNTTRQIGAVLGSAAIAALIQARLTANGIEGSSQDLQDAGDAMPSAIQGPFAEAMSQTLYLPVAAFVVGLVLVLFLAKPTHAGHGGPRAAAKEAAPTA is encoded by the coding sequence GTGAGCACTGAGCTGCCACCGGACTACAAGCCCTGGCCGGCCCTCTGGGCCATGGTCATCGGCTTCTTCATGATCCTCGTCGACAACACGATCGTGTCCGTCGCGACGCCCGCGATCATGGAGGACTTCAGGACCGACTACAACACGGTCATCTGGGTCACGAGCGCCTACCTGCTCGCGTACGCCGTGCCGCTGCTCGTCACCGGCCGCCTCGGCGACCGGTTCGGCCCCAAGAACATGTACCTGCTGGGCCTGACGATCTTCACGCTCGCGTCCCTGTGGTGCGGCCTGACCGGGTCGATCGAGATGCTGATCGTGGCCCGTGTCGTCCAGGGCTTCGGCGCAGCGCTCATCACCCCGCAGACGATGGCGGTCATCACCCGCACGTTCGCCCCCGCCAACCGCGGTGCCGCGATGGCGCTGTGGGGCGCGACCGCGGGCGTCGCGACGCTCGTCGGCCCGATCCTCGGCGGCGTGCTCGTGGACTCCCTCGGCTGGGAGTGGATCTTCTTCGTCAACATCCCCGTCGGCATCATCGGCTTCGTCCTGGCCGTGCGCCTCGTCCCCGTCCTGACGACCCACACCCACACGTTCGACTGGCTGGGCGTCGCGCTGAGCGGCATCGGCGTGTTCCTCGTCGTCTTCGGCGTCCAGGAGGGCGAGAAGTACGACTGGGGCACGATCGAGGGCATCGTCAGCGTGCCGCTGCTGATCGCGCTGGGCCTGGTGACCTTCGCGGCGTTCGTCTTCTGGCAGAGCCGGATCCGGAAGGAGCCGCTGGTCCCGCTGAGCCTGTTCCGCGACCGGAACTTCTCCCTCGGCAACGCCGGCATCGCGCTGGTGTCGCTGTCGATCACGGCGATGTCCCTGCCGTTCTTCTTCTACGCGCAGGGCGTCCGCGGCTGGAGCCCCACGGAGTCGGCGCTGCTCATGGCCCCCATGGCCGTCGTCCTCATCCTGCTCGCCCCGTTCGTCGGCAAGCTCGTGGACCGCACGCACCCCCGCAACATCACCCTCGTGGGCTTCGGCACCGCGGCGGTCGCGATGTTCTGGCTGTCGCAGCTCATCACCCCCACCACCCCGGTGTGGCAGCTGTGCCTGCCGATGGCGCTGTTCGGCGTCTCGAACGCGTGCCTGTGGGCGCCGCTGAGCGCGACGGCGACGCGCAACCTGCCCATGGCCTCGGCCGGCAGCGGCGCGGGCGTCTACAACACGACCCGCCAGATCGGCGCGGTGCTCGGCAGCGCGGCGATCGCGGCGCTCATCCAGGCGCGGCTCACCGCCAACGGGATCGAGGGGTCCTCGCAGGACCTGCAGGACGCCGGCGACGCGATGCCGAGCGCCATCCAGGGTCCGTTCGCCGAGGCCATGTCGCAGACCCTGTACCTGCCGGTCGCGGCGTTCGTCGTCGGGCTCGTGCTGGTGCTGTTCCTCGCGAAGCCGACCCACGCGGGTCACGGCGGGCCCCGGGCGGCGGCCAAGGAGGCGGCCCCCACCGCATAG
- the purU gene encoding formyltetrahydrofolate deformylase, whose amino-acid sequence MPSSFVLTLSCPDRPGLVFAVTRWIAESGGNILDSQQFTDTTSGPDRGAEFFLRVHFDVPEQQEASQLAEEFAPVAAEHEMTYRLVPAERPLRALVMVSKEGHCLNDLLYRQSTGSLNVEIPAIVSNHRELERLAAAYDVPFVHVPVTPDTKQDAETALLAMVEEMDIDLVVLARYMQILSDDLCRALEGRAINIHHSFLPSFKGARPYQQAHDRGVKLIGATAHYVTAALDEGPIIEQGVLRVDHRMTSADLARVGRDVESQTLSRAVQLHAESRVLMNGPRTVVFD is encoded by the coding sequence GTGCCTTCGTCGTTCGTCCTGACCCTGTCCTGCCCCGACCGTCCCGGTCTCGTGTTCGCGGTGACCCGCTGGATCGCCGAGTCGGGGGGCAACATCCTCGACAGCCAGCAGTTCACCGACACCACCTCCGGCCCGGACCGTGGCGCCGAGTTCTTCCTGCGCGTGCACTTCGACGTCCCGGAGCAGCAGGAGGCGTCCCAGCTCGCCGAGGAGTTCGCGCCGGTCGCCGCCGAGCACGAGATGACGTACCGGCTGGTGCCCGCGGAGCGTCCGCTGCGGGCCCTGGTCATGGTGTCCAAGGAGGGGCACTGCCTCAACGACCTGCTGTACCGCCAGAGCACCGGCTCGCTGAACGTCGAGATCCCGGCGATCGTCTCGAACCACCGCGAGCTCGAGAGGCTGGCCGCGGCGTACGACGTCCCGTTCGTCCACGTGCCGGTCACCCCGGACACCAAGCAGGACGCCGAGACGGCCCTGCTCGCGATGGTCGAGGAGATGGACATCGACCTGGTCGTGCTGGCCCGCTACATGCAGATCCTGTCGGACGACCTGTGCCGCGCTCTCGAGGGACGCGCGATCAACATCCACCACAGCTTCCTGCCCAGCTTCAAGGGCGCCCGGCCGTACCAGCAGGCCCACGACCGCGGGGTGAAGCTGATCGGCGCCACGGCGCACTACGTCACCGCCGCGCTCGACGAGGGACCGATCATCGAGCAGGGCGTCCTGCGCGTCGACCACCGCATGACGTCCGCGGACCTCGCCCGCGTCGGCCGGGACGTCGAGTCGCAGACCCTCTCCCGCGCCGTCCAGCTCCACGCCGAGTCCCGCGTCCTGATGAACGGCCCCCGCACCGTCGTCTTCGACTGA
- a CDS encoding sulfate ABC transporter substrate-binding protein codes for MLNFSRKSVATAVAVSLGAAVLAACGGGASGGSGTQLALVGFAVPKAGNNAAQAAFAKTSDGKGTNWKESYGASGDQSRAVAGGLKADYVHFSITPDVTRLVDAGLVAQDWNAGPNKGIVTDSVVVLVTRKGNPKKITGWDDLAKPGIGIVTPNPGSSGAARWNILAAYQHVIGTGGSEQDASAFLTKVFGNVKALPGSGRDATTAFQGGTGDVLISYENEAILARQNGEDIDYVVPDDTLKIENPAAVTVKGDAKAKKFLDFVLTKEGQQQYVSKGFRPLESVEGVDVGTVKGANDESDPFPTPSKLFTIDGDLGGWESINKKFFDENSGIITKIIAESGKS; via the coding sequence ATGTTGAACTTCTCCCGCAAGAGCGTGGCCACGGCCGTCGCAGTGTCACTCGGCGCGGCGGTCCTCGCGGCGTGCGGTGGCGGCGCCTCCGGCGGCTCCGGGACGCAGCTCGCGCTCGTGGGCTTCGCGGTCCCCAAGGCGGGCAACAACGCCGCCCAGGCCGCTTTCGCCAAGACGTCCGACGGCAAGGGCACGAACTGGAAGGAGTCGTACGGCGCGTCCGGCGACCAGAGCCGCGCCGTCGCCGGCGGGCTCAAGGCCGACTACGTGCACTTCTCGATCACGCCCGACGTCACCCGGCTGGTCGACGCCGGGCTGGTGGCCCAGGACTGGAACGCCGGACCCAACAAGGGCATCGTGACCGACTCGGTCGTGGTCCTGGTGACCCGCAAGGGCAACCCGAAGAAGATCACCGGGTGGGACGACCTGGCCAAGCCGGGCATCGGCATCGTGACGCCCAACCCGGGATCGTCGGGCGCGGCCCGCTGGAACATCCTCGCGGCGTACCAGCACGTCATCGGCACGGGCGGCAGCGAGCAGGACGCCTCGGCGTTCCTCACCAAGGTCTTCGGCAACGTCAAGGCGCTGCCCGGCAGCGGCCGGGACGCCACGACCGCGTTCCAGGGCGGCACCGGCGACGTCCTCATCTCGTACGAGAACGAGGCGATCCTGGCCCGTCAGAACGGCGAGGACATCGACTACGTCGTCCCCGACGACACCCTGAAGATCGAGAACCCGGCCGCCGTCACGGTCAAGGGCGACGCGAAGGCCAAGAAGTTCCTGGACTTCGTGCTGACGAAGGAGGGCCAGCAGCAGTACGTCTCCAAGGGCTTCCGGCCGCTGGAGTCCGTGGAGGGCGTCGACGTCGGCACCGTGAAGGGCGCGAACGACGAGTCGGACCCGTTCCCGACGCCGTCGAAGCTGTTCACGATCGACGGTGACCTCGGCGGCTGGGAGAGCATCAACAAGAAATTCTTCGACGAGAACTCCGGGATCATCACCAAGATCATCGCGGAGTCCGGCAAGTCGTGA